One genomic segment of Candidatus Eisenbacteria bacterium includes these proteins:
- a CDS encoding translocation/assembly module TamB domain-containing protein → MTRRHVAITAALVATLALAIAGGFWWVLGTQSGARWAFEKIGATLPGRLVVEDLRGSIRGPIHVRHLHYESETYDLTAADLRLDWQLRRLARGRLDIHVLRADSVTVRFKPAAEARREEQVRPWPDFDLPLDVLVRDGIVTHLAFYRPGVPEPFPVDSLRIVATLSDSLEIERLALRSPTLNVDARGSMGMDGAYPMTLDARWTYRSLEGLWSGAGTLTGTLDTLHVQQQLASPFTARGGGRLITPFRDLRLDGVVEFSGLRLRDLDPTLPAGMWTGTARVAGAVDSFASSGRVASREAPWGPADATFRIRREPARWIIDQLEMAVPGRRTRLWATGVADTGRRGRLSFDVRWKDLAWPTTGEPLWASHEGRARLRGTLARYEIAGDAAVHIPPRMEGRWHIEGIGDARAIDLAQFEGDLARGRIEGRGRLAWSPAVIWSLHTSGTVATGAIDPRYPGELGFDATSEGRMTPGGPVGTLVVARMAGTVRGSPVSASGDVRMAGDRYQLTQGQATWGGARFGAQGWMGSAWDLGWSFDVPNLATLVPEALGSLKGEGRVTGPRGAMRVRADVQGDSLAWRDVRMRALALKADVDPAGNTQLDLHALRLRNQRFALDSVAVSARGPRTRQQWTASAHGERDRIDAALTLSGSPSAGWRGTLDRLALVSATAGSWTLASPADVLSTTKRVRVRDLCWVSGEARLCADLEGGPSQPMDLDARLTRIPLALLGPLLPPKIALVGPLDGEVDLSTSASGALTANMSLTPGPGEIRYVAQGADTAQVRFDRGSLRVQSSSRGLTGDLAMDFRQTGTLRTRVELPGLDVRQPLGTQELGGRIDADFRDLRIAQAFLEGVQATQGTLQAHMDLEGTLAEPLGVGTLRVAQGRALVPAAGLDLRDIDFSASRSAGGGIAFEGSVRSGPGTVRTVGHASLAGNRRTLHATIEGQNVQAMDTDVADVRVSPKLTVDVSGRRVDVTGQMDVPRARIESVTSKRQVVRVADDVVVLQDGRPENEPGYDVSARVRVTLGRDVQLQAQGIDVKPTGSIVIVESPGQPTRATGELRAEGGTYRAYGQDLTIEHGRLIFGGGPIDNPALDVRAMRRAADGVVAGVQMRGTLRRPTTSVVSDPGVGETDAVSYLMFGRPLDDVSTGEGAMATRLAAALEAPELLGQLSSGLGLDEAQLRTGGTANDAALVFGKALSPKVYVQYGLGLLDAAATLRLQYALSRMWSLAAEVARENRADVQYNVEW, encoded by the coding sequence ATGACCCGCCGTCATGTCGCGATCACCGCCGCGCTCGTCGCCACGCTCGCGCTCGCGATCGCCGGGGGCTTCTGGTGGGTCCTTGGCACCCAATCCGGCGCCCGGTGGGCATTCGAGAAGATCGGCGCCACGCTTCCCGGCCGCCTCGTGGTCGAGGACCTGCGCGGATCGATTCGCGGACCGATCCACGTGCGCCACCTTCACTACGAGTCCGAGACCTACGATCTCACCGCGGCGGATCTGCGGCTCGACTGGCAGCTCCGCCGGCTGGCTCGAGGCCGCCTCGACATCCACGTGCTGCGCGCGGACAGCGTGACCGTCCGCTTCAAGCCTGCCGCGGAAGCGCGGCGCGAGGAACAGGTCCGGCCGTGGCCGGACTTCGATCTGCCGCTCGACGTCCTGGTGCGCGACGGAATCGTCACGCATCTCGCGTTCTACCGGCCGGGCGTTCCCGAGCCGTTCCCGGTCGACAGCCTGCGGATCGTGGCCACGCTCAGCGACTCCCTCGAGATCGAGCGACTCGCTCTGCGGTCGCCCACGCTGAACGTCGACGCGCGGGGGAGCATGGGTATGGACGGCGCCTATCCCATGACGCTCGATGCGCGCTGGACCTATCGTTCCCTCGAGGGACTCTGGAGTGGCGCAGGCACTCTGACGGGCACGCTCGACACGCTCCATGTTCAGCAGCAGCTCGCCTCGCCGTTCACCGCGCGCGGAGGCGGCCGCCTCATCACGCCGTTCCGCGATCTTCGGCTGGACGGGGTCGTGGAGTTCTCCGGACTGCGCTTGCGCGATCTGGATCCCACGCTGCCGGCCGGCATGTGGACCGGCACGGCGCGCGTGGCGGGCGCCGTGGATTCGTTCGCGAGCAGCGGCCGAGTCGCTTCGCGCGAAGCACCCTGGGGACCGGCCGACGCCACCTTCCGCATCCGCCGCGAGCCGGCACGCTGGATCATCGATCAGCTGGAGATGGCCGTCCCCGGGCGCCGGACCCGCCTCTGGGCCACCGGCGTCGCGGACACGGGGCGCCGGGGTCGCTTGAGCTTCGACGTTCGCTGGAAAGACCTCGCATGGCCGACCACGGGGGAGCCGTTGTGGGCGAGCCACGAGGGACGCGCACGACTCCGCGGCACGCTGGCGCGCTACGAGATCGCGGGCGATGCCGCGGTCCACATCCCGCCGCGGATGGAAGGCCGCTGGCACATCGAGGGTATTGGGGACGCGCGCGCCATCGATCTGGCGCAATTCGAGGGAGATCTTGCGCGGGGCCGGATCGAGGGGCGCGGGAGGCTCGCCTGGTCGCCGGCGGTGATCTGGAGCCTCCACACCTCGGGCACGGTCGCCACCGGCGCCATCGACCCGCGCTATCCAGGAGAGCTCGGCTTCGACGCCACCAGCGAGGGGCGCATGACGCCGGGCGGGCCGGTGGGAACCCTGGTTGTCGCCCGCATGGCGGGAACGGTGCGAGGGTCTCCGGTCTCCGCGAGCGGTGACGTGCGCATGGCCGGCGATCGCTACCAGCTCACCCAAGGCCAGGCGACGTGGGGTGGCGCTCGATTCGGGGCGCAAGGATGGATGGGCTCCGCCTGGGATCTGGGATGGTCGTTCGATGTTCCGAACCTGGCCACGCTGGTGCCGGAAGCGCTCGGATCATTGAAGGGCGAGGGGCGAGTCACCGGCCCGAGAGGAGCCATGCGGGTCCGCGCAGACGTCCAGGGAGACTCGCTGGCCTGGCGAGACGTGAGGATGCGCGCGCTCGCGCTGAAGGCCGACGTCGATCCCGCCGGCAACACCCAGCTCGACCTTCACGCGCTGCGCCTGCGTAACCAGCGGTTCGCCCTCGACAGCGTGGCGGTGTCGGCGCGGGGGCCACGAACCCGTCAGCAATGGACCGCGAGCGCGCACGGGGAGCGCGACCGGATCGACGCGGCCCTGACCCTCTCCGGTTCTCCGAGCGCGGGGTGGCGTGGAACTCTGGATCGCCTCGCTCTCGTCTCCGCCACGGCGGGATCGTGGACCCTGGCGAGCCCGGCCGACGTCCTGAGCACGACGAAGCGCGTGCGCGTGCGAGATCTGTGCTGGGTGTCGGGCGAAGCGCGTCTGTGCGCGGACCTCGAGGGGGGACCTTCCCAGCCCATGGATCTCGATGCTCGCCTCACACGCATTCCTTTGGCGCTCCTCGGCCCGCTGCTGCCTCCCAAGATCGCCCTGGTCGGCCCGCTCGACGGAGAGGTCGACCTGAGCACGAGCGCGAGCGGTGCGTTGACCGCCAATATGAGCCTGACGCCGGGACCGGGCGAGATTCGTTACGTCGCGCAAGGCGCCGACACCGCGCAGGTGCGGTTCGATCGCGGCTCGTTACGGGTCCAGTCGAGCAGCCGCGGTCTCACCGGGGACCTGGCGATGGACTTCCGGCAGACGGGAACCTTGCGCACTCGCGTCGAGCTGCCGGGGCTGGACGTGCGCCAGCCGCTCGGGACTCAAGAGCTTGGAGGGCGCATCGACGCCGATTTCCGCGACCTCCGCATCGCGCAGGCGTTCCTCGAGGGCGTGCAAGCCACGCAAGGAACCTTGCAGGCGCACATGGACCTGGAAGGCACTCTCGCCGAGCCACTGGGCGTCGGCACGCTGCGCGTGGCGCAGGGGCGCGCGCTGGTGCCCGCAGCGGGGCTCGACCTCCGGGACATCGATTTCAGCGCTTCGCGCAGCGCCGGAGGAGGGATCGCGTTCGAAGGCAGCGTCCGATCGGGTCCGGGAACCGTGCGCACCGTGGGCCATGCGAGCCTCGCCGGAAACCGTCGCACGCTCCACGCGACGATCGAGGGCCAGAACGTCCAGGCCATGGATACCGACGTAGCCGACGTGCGGGTCTCGCCCAAGCTGACGGTCGACGTGAGCGGGCGTCGTGTCGACGTCACCGGACAGATGGATGTGCCGCGCGCGCGGATCGAATCGGTGACGTCGAAGCGGCAGGTGGTCCGCGTCGCCGACGACGTCGTGGTCTTGCAGGATGGGCGGCCGGAGAACGAGCCGGGCTACGACGTGAGCGCGCGAGTGCGGGTGACTCTGGGCCGCGACGTCCAGTTGCAGGCTCAGGGGATCGACGTCAAGCCAACCGGCAGCATCGTGATCGTGGAGTCGCCAGGCCAGCCGACGCGAGCGACCGGTGAGCTGCGCGCCGAAGGGGGTACGTACCGCGCCTACGGACAGGACCTGACGATCGAGCACGGCCGGCTGATCTTCGGCGGCGGGCCCATCGACAATCCCGCGCTCGACGTGCGCGCCATGCGCAGGGCGGCCGACGGCGTGGTGGCCGGCGTTCAGATGCGCGGGACGCTCCGGCGCCCGACCACGTCGGTGGTTTCCGATCCGGGGGTGGGTGAGACCGATGCGGTTTCCTACCTCATGTTTGGCCGCCCTCTCGACGATGTGAGCACCGGGGAGGGGGCGATGGCGACGCGGCTCGCCGCCGCACTCGAGGCGCCCGAGCTGTTGGGTCAGCTCAGCTCCGGGCTGGGACTCGACGAGGCGCAGCTCCGAACGGGAGGAACGGCGAACGACGCGGCGCTGGTCTTCGGCAAGGCCCTGTCGCCGAAGGTCTACGTGCAGTACGGGCTGGGCCTGCTCGACGCGGCAGCCACGCTGCGTCTGCAGTACGCCTTGAGCCGGATGTGGAGTCTGGCCGCCGAAGTGGCGCGCGAGAACCGCGCCGACGTCCAGTACAACGTGGAGTGGTAA
- a CDS encoding glucose 1-dehydrogenase — MLLDSKVAIVTGAGSGIGHAIAVLFAAQGARVIVSDVNEQGGAATVEQITKAGGQGRFFKADTSSPQQNEALVQEAVRCYGGLHVAVNNAGIGGPISPTGEYPLEGWDKVIAINLSGVFYGMRYQLGAIQAAGGGAIVNMSSILGQVGLRGSPAYVAAKHGLVGLTRTAAIEYAPHKIRVNVVGPAFIRTPLVEKSLTPDVLKMLEGQHPIGRLGTSEEVAELVLWLSSDKASFVTGSYYAVDGGYLAQ, encoded by the coding sequence ATGCTCCTGGATTCCAAGGTCGCGATCGTCACCGGCGCGGGAAGCGGCATCGGCCACGCCATCGCCGTCCTGTTCGCCGCGCAGGGGGCCCGCGTGATCGTCTCCGACGTCAACGAACAAGGTGGAGCGGCGACCGTCGAGCAGATCACCAAGGCCGGCGGACAGGGTCGGTTCTTCAAGGCCGACACGTCGAGCCCGCAGCAGAACGAAGCGCTGGTCCAGGAGGCCGTGCGCTGCTACGGCGGCCTCCACGTCGCGGTCAACAACGCGGGGATCGGCGGTCCGATCTCGCCGACCGGCGAGTATCCTCTGGAAGGCTGGGACAAGGTCATCGCCATCAACCTCTCCGGCGTCTTCTACGGGATGCGCTACCAGCTCGGCGCCATCCAGGCGGCGGGCGGCGGCGCCATCGTCAACATGTCCTCGATCCTCGGACAGGTCGGCTTGCGTGGATCGCCGGCGTACGTCGCCGCCAAGCACGGCTTGGTGGGATTGACGCGAACCGCGGCGATCGAGTACGCGCCTCACAAGATCCGGGTCAACGTCGTCGGCCCGGCGTTCATCCGCACGCCGCTGGTCGAGAAGAGCCTGACCCCCGATGTGCTCAAGATGCTCGAGGGCCAGCATCCGATCGGTCGGCTCGGAACCTCCGAGGAGGTCGCCGAGCTGGTGCTGTGGCTGAGCTCGGACAAGGCCTCGTTCGTGACCGGCAGCTACTACGCGGTCGACGGGGGCTACCTCGCCCAATAG